One stretch of Eretmochelys imbricata isolate rEreImb1 chromosome 1, rEreImb1.hap1, whole genome shotgun sequence DNA includes these proteins:
- the LOC144259061 gene encoding olfactory receptor 52N2-like, which produces MQETPLCLSVGHLLPFYMSDSNKTDFTNPSTFILLGIPGLEAAHVWISIPFCAMYAIAILGNFTILFIVNMEPSLHVPMYYFLCMLAVTDLILSTSILPKTLSIFWFNSREIDFSACLTQMYFIHCFSGMESGILVAMALDRYVAICHPLRYSTILTNPVVAKVGLAMVLRGGMLVLPYPFLTRRWSYCRTNIIPHTYCEHMAVVKLACTDIHVSSYYSLSAAFLVTGLDVFFIAVSYTQILRAIFSLPTKDARLKTFGTCSSHLCAILLFYIPALFSFLTHRFGYNVALHFHVLMANAYLLVPPMVNPIIYGVRTKQIQDRLLWLFTFKGTKVFCWCSGSQTELRAKLAGDMVLGPLP; this is translated from the coding sequence ATGCAAGAGACACCGTTGTGCCTGAGTGTTGGACACCTTCTCCCTTTCTACATGTCAGATTCCAACAAAACCGATTTCACCAACCcttccaccttcatcctgctgggcattcctggcctggaggcggcccatgtctggatctccatccccttctgtgccATGTACGCcatagccatcttggggaacttcaccatcctgttcatcGTGAATATGGAGCCGAGCCTCCATGTccccatgtactatttcctctgcatgctggccgtCACCGACCTGATCCTGTCTACGTCCATCCTGCCCAAAAcactgagcatcttctggttcaattccagggagatagATTTTAGTGCCTGCCTTacccagatgtacttcattcactgcttctcagggatggagtctgggatccttgtggccatggctttggatcgttatgtggccatctgccatcccctgaggtattccaccatcctgacaaaccCTGTGGTGGCCAAGGTGGGCCTCGCCATGGTGCTGCGTGGAGGCATGCTTGTACTGCCCTATCCCTTCCTGACAAGGCGGTGgtcatattgcagaaccaacatcatcccTCACACATACTGTGAGCACATGGCTGTGGTGAAACTGGCCTGCACAGACATCCATGTCAGTAGTTACTACAGCCTCTCTGCAGCATTCTTGGTGACGGGTCTGGATGTGTTTTTTATCGCTGTGTCCTATACCCAGAttctcagggccatcttcagcctccccacaaaggatgcCCGGCTCAAAACTTTTggaacctgcagctcccacctctgtgccatCTTACTCTTTTACATCCcagctctcttctccttcctcacacACCGGTTTGGCTATAATGTGGCCCTGCATTTCCATGTTCTCATGGCCAATGCAtacctcctggtgccccccatggtaaaccccatcatctacggGGTGAGGACCAAACAGATCCAGGACAGGCTGCTCTGGCTCTTTACTTTTAAAGGAACTAAAGTTTTCTGCTGGTGCTCTGGCTCCCAGACCGAGCTCCGTGCAAAGCTGGCTGGTGACATGGTGCTGGGCCCTCTTCCCTGA